From one Leptospira noumeaensis genomic stretch:
- a CDS encoding SH3 domain-containing protein produces MKLQKKALTCDKLPPMIQNSRRNLLFLFLIPLMFIGICVNSHVIEHINAITTASSLRCREEPNTNSKIIQKFPFATLIRLELKSKIKELTKESWIKVQNQNCFVSVEHLIFDQTNKNDLIKLVPEEYKCAPTESIKELPYYLIGDLYIHLVHEPMGNEYSPSNLLIEIGYLHFDKAEISMSNKKTGIFNPIGEWKGESKKKNVFGLVESYENNLSYYKSKNSEYTKTEAFKRCKELENKPSSLNNLKNVPWETYYNPIKISLEDIQIEMDHYRNPKESDKIRYHEYLKTSK; encoded by the coding sequence TTGAAACTTCAAAAAAAGGCATTAACATGTGATAAACTCCCTCCAATGATCCAAAATTCACGTAGAAATCTATTATTTTTGTTTCTAATACCACTTATGTTTATTGGTATTTGCGTGAATAGTCATGTGATAGAACATATAAATGCGATAACAACTGCGTCGTCATTACGATGTAGAGAGGAACCAAACACCAATTCTAAAATCATTCAAAAATTTCCTTTTGCGACCCTCATTCGGTTAGAACTGAAATCAAAAATCAAAGAATTAACAAAAGAATCTTGGATCAAGGTTCAGAACCAAAATTGTTTTGTTTCCGTAGAACATTTAATTTTTGATCAAACAAACAAAAATGATTTAATTAAATTGGTTCCAGAAGAATACAAATGCGCACCGACAGAATCCATCAAAGAACTACCTTATTATTTGATCGGGGATTTGTACATTCATTTGGTTCATGAACCTATGGGTAACGAATATTCCCCCTCAAACCTACTTATCGAGATTGGATATCTTCATTTTGATAAAGCGGAAATAAGTATGTCTAATAAAAAGACTGGAATATTCAACCCGATTGGCGAATGGAAAGGAGAATCCAAAAAAAAGAATGTTTTTGGATTAGTCGAGAGTTACGAAAACAATTTAAGTTATTATAAAAGTAAAAACAGTGAATACACTAAAACTGAAGCATTCAAAAGGTGCAAAGAACTAGAGAATAAACCCAGCTCACTCAACAATTTAAAAAATGTTCCCTGGGAAACCTACTACAACCCAATCAAAATATCTCTAGAGGACATTCAAATAGAAATGGATCACTATAGAAATCCGAAGGAATCCGATAAAATTAGATACCATGAATATCTAAAAACTTCAAAATAA
- a CDS encoding methyl-accepting chemotaxis protein, which yields MKNVKVNLIENVLTDSDVIISRTDAKGLITYVSPDFARISEYSAEEMIGKPHNIVRHPDMPKIVFEELWDYIKAGLPWTGAVKNRAKSGNFYWVDATITPIFNEERKVVGYVSVRKKLADDKKEFYDNLYQKMGERPFLMNKKGKVIKNGRPVKPLDIFFVFLSSLPFLALFLFHLPKTPLLCGILFFLQTLISSAFVFVLSKKNRKLQKATESVISVSSGRFQYPDHFQNDSRDEVKIMLLSMKSMSINLWGIISQIQKATHVSLRISEELTNLTNHFFTSTHSMASGSEEAAACMEELTSALANIKQITTNHSIIMSDMKDYMNAVNQNLNGTQTALKGLGDLSLRSTEKADLGKRKISDSLEGIDAIKQVSNKILNIVSIITEIADRTNLLSLNASIEAARAGHVGAGFAIVAKEMMNLNEQIGISAEEIKTYVDETMAVIKDTSTKVKDASLEIFSLSDLFHEMKAITNKVSASLYHDLQESTRVKLKLESVEEQVRQIDQSVSEANLASKQISNIILGLSEQAQVIAYKSETLHEKSSLVVSEPKKIMDLVEHYHTGNPEVMEISS from the coding sequence TTGAAAAATGTAAAAGTGAATTTGATAGAAAATGTACTTACCGATTCGGATGTGATCATTAGTCGCACCGACGCAAAAGGCCTAATCACATATGTATCTCCCGATTTTGCAAGAATTTCAGAATATTCTGCCGAAGAAATGATTGGGAAACCGCATAACATAGTAAGGCATCCTGATATGCCCAAGATAGTATTTGAAGAACTTTGGGATTATATAAAAGCAGGACTTCCTTGGACGGGAGCCGTTAAAAACAGAGCCAAATCAGGAAATTTCTATTGGGTAGATGCAACGATCACACCAATTTTTAATGAAGAACGGAAAGTTGTAGGTTATGTTTCTGTTCGAAAAAAACTAGCAGATGACAAAAAAGAATTTTATGATAACTTATATCAAAAAATGGGGGAAAGACCATTTTTAATGAATAAAAAAGGGAAAGTGATTAAAAACGGAAGACCTGTTAAACCCTTAGATATTTTTTTTGTGTTTTTAAGTTCCTTGCCTTTTTTGGCTTTGTTTCTCTTTCATTTGCCTAAAACTCCGCTTCTCTGTGGTATTTTATTTTTTTTGCAAACATTGATTTCCTCTGCTTTCGTATTTGTTCTCTCAAAAAAAAATAGAAAGTTACAAAAAGCCACAGAATCTGTAATTTCCGTTTCTTCGGGAAGATTCCAATACCCTGATCATTTTCAAAACGATAGCCGAGACGAAGTAAAAATCATGTTACTCTCTATGAAAAGTATGAGTATCAATCTTTGGGGAATCATTTCTCAAATTCAAAAAGCAACTCATGTTTCGCTTCGCATTTCCGAAGAGTTGACAAACCTAACAAATCATTTTTTTACATCCACTCATTCGATGGCATCTGGAAGTGAAGAAGCCGCAGCTTGTATGGAAGAATTGACTTCTGCTCTTGCTAATATCAAACAAATTACAACAAACCATTCTATCATCATGTCAGATATGAAAGATTATATGAATGCGGTGAATCAAAACTTGAATGGAACACAAACTGCACTAAAGGGGCTTGGTGATTTGTCTCTTCGATCCACGGAAAAAGCTGATTTGGGCAAAAGGAAAATTTCAGATTCTTTGGAAGGGATTGATGCTATCAAACAAGTTTCAAATAAAATTTTGAATATTGTTTCTATTATCACAGAAATTGCTGATAGAACCAACTTGCTTTCGTTAAATGCTTCTATTGAAGCTGCCAGAGCAGGCCATGTGGGTGCTGGGTTTGCTATTGTAGCAAAAGAAATGATGAATTTGAATGAACAAATTGGGATTTCCGCTGAAGAAATAAAAACCTATGTAGATGAAACGATGGCAGTGATCAAAGATACTTCAACAAAAGTGAAGGATGCTTCTTTAGAAATTTTTTCTCTCTCCGATTTGTTTCATGAAATGAAAGCAATCACTAACAAAGTTTCGGCTTCTTTGTATCACGATCTTCAAGAATCCACAAGAGTTAAGTTGAAATTAGAATCGGTGGAAGAACAGGTAAGACAAATCGATCAGTCCGTTTCGGAAGCAAATCTTGCATCCAAACAAATTTCTAATATCATACTTGGTCTCTCAGAACAAGCACAAGTGATTGCTTACAAATCGGAAACTCTCCATGAAAAGAGTTCGCTCGTAGTTTCTGAGCCCAAAAAGATTATGGATTTGGTGGAACATTATCATACAGGAAATCCAGAGGTTATGGAAATTTCTTCGTAA
- a CDS encoding GAF domain-containing SpoIIE family protein phosphatase, with product MSLDLQESLSKFRSLLHISSILNANLDLHQLLPLIMLYSKDLLEAEASSLFLLEEEDFLYCEVALGEKGEIIQEYARLELGEGIVGKVAQEKKPIALEDAYKDSRFNDSMDKRTGFKTKSLICVPLFVEDRLIGTLEVINKTNNRIFDHSDLEYLISLSEVAATAIQNANTKDSLDKRILELSLLYEFERLSVSEKSLNELGKWILNRVLEYLGASSGTIYLANADKQELSILSAKGIPEDAYDQIKVPYGTGVSGWVAEKKESLLIHNLDLDPRYNKLSPYKFESKSLISAPLIFQNELLGVISINNKMSGYAFQHSDLDLLTNIAARLSSTIKNAQLFHQIVDTGKELNRAKNIMKKIMPSILPSSDKLLFGVAHIPLEQVGGDFYDVTQLEDSKYSILIADISGHGLSAAVLAAMAHMVLKNFEQDIKLSPSLFLTTLNHMLYGKLAGNFLTAFYGIIDLKTNTILCANAGHHAPFLLDKKDSPMIQLDVKGKILGLIPDLFYEEKTFPFVPGNRLVMYTDGITEHMSKDHNKRYDEELFQKAIQKSKTSETQNSANELIREAREYVGTNDFADDVTVLLVDRI from the coding sequence ATGTCTCTAGATCTCCAAGAAAGTCTTAGTAAGTTTCGTAGCCTACTCCATATTTCCTCCATCCTAAATGCAAACCTAGATTTGCACCAGCTCCTACCTCTGATTATGTTATATTCTAAAGATTTATTAGAAGCAGAGGCTAGTTCCCTTTTTCTTTTGGAAGAGGAAGATTTTTTATACTGCGAAGTGGCTTTAGGTGAAAAGGGAGAAATCATCCAAGAATACGCCAGGTTAGAGTTAGGTGAAGGAATCGTAGGAAAAGTTGCCCAAGAGAAAAAACCCATTGCCTTGGAAGATGCTTACAAAGACTCAAGATTCAATGACAGTATGGACAAACGTACTGGATTTAAAACAAAATCGCTGATTTGTGTCCCTTTATTTGTAGAAGACCGACTGATTGGAACTCTTGAGGTCATCAACAAAACAAACAACAGAATTTTTGATCACTCGGATTTAGAATATTTAATTTCCCTATCGGAAGTGGCAGCAACGGCAATCCAAAATGCAAATACCAAAGATAGTTTGGATAAACGAATTCTTGAACTATCGTTATTATATGAATTTGAAAGATTATCCGTTTCCGAAAAAAGTTTAAACGAACTGGGAAAATGGATTCTCAATCGAGTTTTAGAATATTTAGGTGCTTCCTCTGGAACCATTTATCTTGCCAATGCCGACAAACAAGAATTAAGTATTTTATCTGCAAAAGGAATTCCGGAAGACGCTTATGACCAAATCAAAGTTCCTTATGGAACGGGTGTTTCTGGTTGGGTGGCTGAAAAAAAAGAAAGTCTACTCATCCACAACTTAGATTTGGATCCACGTTACAATAAACTATCGCCTTATAAATTTGAATCCAAGTCACTAATTTCGGCACCTTTAATTTTTCAAAATGAACTTCTTGGTGTGATCAGTATCAATAACAAAATGTCTGGATATGCATTCCAACATTCGGATTTAGATTTACTCACAAATATTGCCGCAAGACTCAGTAGTACGATCAAAAACGCACAACTCTTCCATCAGATTGTAGATACAGGAAAGGAGTTAAATCGTGCGAAAAATATCATGAAAAAAATCATGCCTTCAATCCTTCCTAGTTCCGACAAACTTCTCTTTGGTGTGGCTCATATTCCTTTGGAACAAGTTGGTGGCGATTTTTATGATGTTACCCAACTAGAAGATTCGAAGTATTCCATTTTGATTGCGGATATTTCCGGCCACGGACTTTCTGCTGCTGTCCTTGCCGCTATGGCTCACATGGTTTTAAAAAACTTTGAACAGGATATCAAACTGAGTCCTTCTTTATTTTTAACCACACTCAATCATATGTTGTATGGGAAGTTAGCGGGAAATTTCCTCACTGCCTTTTATGGGATCATTGATCTAAAAACAAATACCATCCTTTGTGCCAATGCAGGCCACCATGCTCCTTTTTTATTGGATAAAAAAGACTCACCAATGATCCAACTGGATGTTAAAGGAAAAATTTTAGGTCTTATTCCTGATTTATTCTACGAAGAAAAAACATTTCCTTTTGTTCCCGGGAACCGACTTGTTATGTACACAGACGGAATTACCGAACACATGTCCAAAGACCATAACAAACGTTATGATGAAGAATTGTTTCAAAAAGCAATTCAAAAGTCAAAAACTTCGGAGACCCAAAACTCGGCCAACGAACTCATCCGAGAAGCCAGAGAGTATGTTGGAACAAATGATTTTGCTGATGACGTCACAGTTTTGTTAGTCGATCGCATTTAA